Proteins from one Sarcophilus harrisii chromosome 2, mSarHar1.11, whole genome shotgun sequence genomic window:
- the TMEM214 gene encoding transmembrane protein 214 has translation MAATAAGGGRWEVVRKGRRPGGGGGGGGGGSRRALGEANRARSVELVPAIQPSGSLFELGFQKVMKKHNKEQVPPPAPTEHKKTAKKAKKAAALAEQSTKQGRFRSLEEAMKALDVVALQKEMEKSQSMFPGNPSVWVKDLAGYLNYKLQAPQSEPTLSQHTHDYPYCLVGRELRGVIRGLLGKAVGVLELFFDHCLYTMLQEMDKTPGESLHGYRICIQAVLQDKPKIATMNLGKYLELLRSHQNRPAKCLTIMWALGQAGFVNLTEGLKVWLGIMLPVLGIKSLSPFSIAYLDRLLLMHPNLTKGFGMIGPKDFFPLLDFAYMPNNSLAPSLQEQLCQLYPRLKVLAFGAKPETTLHTYFPSFLSRATPNCPPEMKKELLRSLTECLALDALSFNVWRQLYTKHLSQSSLLLGHILETWDQIPKKMRKSLQEIIQSFKVTNEELLRKGGSNTQDTTACNTICKGLLQRARGRQLPWVQLFLVFLVFAAGFLFHDFRSHGSFQTSLSARVLQSSGFLPAGEEACAKLHYYGLQGYSWLEETLPVFGSHLMAVLEPSLQLAWTQTNTTVTFISTYCVSCLSWAYENLPDIFHGTQFTDSLSHLLLQLRELLLLLYQDFLFPLWHVLLSALSQVQERCQEACRGDVTWDCIKIQLSKFAHWIWLCLQDTTIALVDWALTMISQQ, from the exons ATGGCGGCCACAGCAGCGGGCGGAGGTCGCTGGGAAGTGGTGAGGAAGGGCCGGCGGcccgggggcggcggcggcggcggcggcggcgggagccGACGGGCACTCGGGGAGGCGAACCGAGCGCGGAGCGTCGAGCTGGTCC CCGCCATCCAGCCCTCGGGCTCTCTCTTTGAGCTGGGCTTCCAGAAGGTGATGAAAAAGCACAACAAGGAGCAAGTGCCGCCGCCGGCTCCCACCGAGCACAAGAAAACGGCCAAGAAAGCCAAAAAGGCGGCTGCCCTGGCGGAGCAGAGCACCAAGCAGGGCCGCTTCCGCAGCCTGGAGGAGGCCATGAAGGCT CTAGATGTGGTAGCActgcaaaaggaaatggagaagagcCAGAGCATGTTCCCTGGAAACCCCTCTGTGTGGGTGAAGGACCTGGCTGGATATCTCAACTACAAGCTGCAAGCACCTCAAAGTGAACCTACATTAAGCCAGCACACACATG ATTACCCCTACTGCCTGGTGGGCCGAGAACTTCGTGGAGTCATTCGAGGATTGTTGGGGAAAGCAGTTGGTGTCCTGGAACTTTTCTTTGACCATTGTCTCTATACCATGCTGCAGGAAATGGACAAGACTCCAG GTGAGTCACTTCATGGCTACCGCATCTGTATCCAAGCAGTTCTACAAGATAAGCCCAAGATTGCCACCATGAACTTAGGCAAG TATCTCGAGCTACTGAGATCCCATCAGAATCGACCAGCAAAGTGTCTGACCATCATGTGGGCACTGGGGCAGGCAGGCTTTGTCAACCTGACAGAGGGACTTAAAG TGTGGCTGGGGATCATGTTGCCTGTCCTGGGAATCaagtctctgtctcccttctcgATTGCTTATTTGGATCGACTGCTTCT GATGCATCCCAACCTCACCAAAGGCTTTGGAATGATTGGCCCCAAGGACTTCTTCCCACTTCTGGACTTTGCCTACATGCCCAACAACTCCCTGGCACCCAG CCTCCAGGAACAGCTTTGTCAGCTCTACCCCAGACTGAAAGTGCTGGCATTTGGTGCAAAGCCAGAGACGACTCTGCACACCTACTTTCCCTCCTTCTTGTCCAGAGCCACCCCCAACTGTCCCccagaaatgaagaaagag CTCCTGAGAAGCCTAACCGAGTGTCTAGCCCTAGATGCCCTCAGCTTCAATGTTTGGAGACAGCTGTACACCAAGCACCTGTCACAGTCCAG CTTGCTGCTGGGACATATCCTGGAGACTTGGGACCAAATTCCTAAGAAG ATGAGGAAGTCTTTGCAAGAAATAATTCAGTCCTTCAAAGTGACAAATGAGGAGCTTCtaaggaaaggaggaagtaaCACTCAAGACACCACAGCCTGCAACACCATCTGTAAG GGCCTCCTGCAGCGGGCTCGAGGTCGGCAGCTGCCCTGGGTCCAGCTGTTCCTCGTCTTCCTGGTGTTTGCAGCTGGCTTCCTGTTCCATGACTTCCGGTCACATGGCTCCTTCCAGA CTTCCTTGTCCGCCCGGGTGCTGCAGTCATCTGGCTTCCTGCCTGCTGGGGAGGAGGCCTGCGCCAAGCTCCACTACTACGGGCTTCAGGGTTACAG CTGGCTGGAGGAGACGTTGCCTGTTTTTGGTTCCCATCTGATGGCGGTGCTAGAACCCAGCCTGCAGCTGGCCTGGACCCAGACCAACACAACAGTTACCTTTATCTCTACCTATTGTGTGTCCTGTCTTTCTTGGGCCTATGAGAACCTCCCTGACATTTTCCACGGG ACCCAGTTCACAGACTCATTGTCACATCTGCTACTACAGCTAAGGGAATTGCTGCTGCTCTTGTACCAGGACTTTCTGTTCCCTCTGTGGCATGTGTTGCTTTCTGCATTGTCCCAGGTCCAGGAGCGTTGCCAGGAGGCCTGCAG AGGTGATGTGACCTGGGACTGTATAAAGATACAGCTGAGTAAGTTTGCCCACTGGATCTGGCTCTGCCTACAAGACACCACCATTGCCCTTGTGGACTGGGCATTAACCATGATATCCCAGCAATAG